The region TGCCCGAGTTGCCTGGCCGGGCAGCCGAACCTGTGCATGACCTACATGATGAAGGGCTTCGCCGAGCCGCGCTTCCGGTTCGGCGGCGGCACCCCGGCGTTCGGGATGGCCGGGTGCGGCACCTGGGCCGAGGAGATCGTCGTGCCCTGGCAGGGGGCGATCAGGGTCGATCCCGACGTGCCGTACGAGGTGGCGGCGCTGATCGGCTGCGGCGTCACCACGGGCGTCGGCGCCGTGCTCAACACGGCGAAGGTGCGCCCGGGGGCGACCGTGGCCGTGGTCGGGTGCGGCGGCGTCGGGCTGTCGGTGATCCAGGGGGCCCGGATCTCCGGCGCGACCACGATCCTCGCGATCGACCCGCTGGAGTCCAAGCACGCGCTCGCCCTGAAGGTGGGGGCCACCCACGCCTGCACCCCCGACGGGCTCACCGACGCGATCGGCACCCTGACCGGCGGCCAGGGCTTCGACCACGGCTTCGAGGCGGTCGGCAGGTCGGCGGCCATCATGACGGCCTGGCGGGCGACCCGGCGCGGCGGCGACGTCATCGTCGTCGGCGCGGGCGCCGTGGACGACCAGGTGCCCCTCAACGCCTTCGGCCTGCTGTTCGAGGGCAAGAACATCCTCAGCTCGC is a window of Microbispora sp. NBC_01189 DNA encoding:
- a CDS encoding Zn-dependent alcohol dehydrogenase, encoding MRVTMRGAILHAVGDDRLDIRDDITLTPVGPGDVRVRVRATGVCHSDLSVLTGVLPQPLPIIPGHEGAGEVVEVGDGVTAVRPGDHVIVSWTPACGDCPSCLAGQPNLCMTYMMKGFAEPRFRFGGGTPAFGMAGCGTWAEEIVVPWQGAIRVDPDVPYEVAALIGCGVTTGVGAVLNTAKVRPGATVAVVGCGGVGLSVIQGARISGATTILAIDPLESKHALALKVGATHACTPDGLTDAIGTLTGGQGFDHGFEAVGRSAAIMTAWRATRRGGDVIVVGAGAVDDQVPLNAFGLLFEGKNILSSLYGGADVRRDFPRFVNLYKAGRLDLDSMISARIRIGDLNEAVAALRGGEVLRQIVLFD